One genomic segment of Burkholderiaceae bacterium includes these proteins:
- the coaD gene encoding pantetheine-phosphate adenylyltransferase, which translates to MSRHVIAVYPGTFDPITLGHEDIVRRARELFDEVIVAVAVAHHKKTLFTLDERLAMVQESVAKWPDVRAEAFDGLLSHYVRAKGGKAMVRGLRAVSDFDYEFQLAGMNSKLAPEVESVFLTPSGRYQFVSSTLVREIALLGGDVAQFTSPHVWQRLMERKQVGQKP; encoded by the coding sequence ATGAGCCGACACGTCATCGCCGTCTACCCCGGCACGTTCGACCCCATCACGCTGGGGCATGAGGACATCGTCCGCCGCGCCCGCGAGCTGTTCGACGAGGTCATCGTCGCGGTGGCCGTGGCCCACCACAAGAAGACGCTGTTCACGCTCGACGAGCGCCTGGCGATGGTGCAGGAGTCGGTGGCCAAGTGGCCCGACGTGCGCGCCGAGGCCTTCGACGGCCTGCTGAGCCACTACGTGCGCGCCAAGGGCGGCAAGGCCATGGTGCGCGGCCTGCGGGCGGTGTCGGACTTCGACTACGAATTTCAGCTGGCCGGCATGAACAGCAAGCTCGCGCCCGAGGTGGAGAGCGTGTTTCTCACCCCCAGCGGGCGCTACCAGTTCGTCAGCAGCACCCTGGTGCGCGAGATCGCCCTGCTGGGCGGCGACGTGGCGCAGTTCACCTCGCCGCACGTGTGGCAGCGGCTGATGGAGCGCAAGCAGGTCGGGCAAAAGCCCTGA
- the rsmD gene encoding 16S rRNA (guanine(966)-N(2))-methyltransferase RsmD encodes MPKPHPARPAGPPCQVRIIGGQWRRTPLPVADRPGLRPTPDRVRETLFNWLGQDLTGWRCIDAFAGTGALGLEAASRGAAEVLLVEQDAGLARQLQVLKERLQAQAVQVRRGDGVAALAARPAGSADLVLLDPPFDAQALFAPALAAAARAVRPTGFVYLEAPATWDAAALASAGLAPHRHMKAGAVHAHLLVPTCA; translated from the coding sequence ATGCCCAAGCCTCATCCAGCCCGCCCCGCCGGCCCGCCGTGCCAGGTGCGCATCATCGGCGGCCAATGGCGCCGCACGCCGCTGCCGGTGGCCGACCGGCCCGGCCTGCGCCCCACGCCCGACCGCGTGCGCGAGACGCTGTTCAACTGGCTGGGGCAGGACTTGACCGGCTGGCGCTGCATCGACGCCTTTGCCGGCACCGGCGCGCTGGGGCTGGAGGCCGCCTCGCGCGGGGCGGCCGAGGTGCTGCTGGTGGAGCAGGACGCGGGCCTGGCGCGGCAGTTGCAGGTGCTCAAGGAGCGGTTGCAGGCGCAGGCGGTGCAGGTGCGCCGGGGCGACGGCGTGGCCGCGCTGGCGGCGCGCCCGGCCGGTAGCGCCGACCTGGTGCTGCTCGATCCGCCGTTCGACGCCCAGGCGCTGTTTGCGCCCGCCCTGGCCGCCGCCGCGCGCGCCGTGCGCCCGACGGGCTTCGTCTACCTGGAGGCGCCTGCAACCTGGGACGCCGCGGCGCTGGCCAGTGCCGGGCTGGCTCCGCACCGGCATATGAAGGCCGGCGCCGTGCACGCGCACCTGCTGGTGCCGACTTGCGCATAA
- the lipA gene encoding lipoyl synthase: MSEISINRRRPESGTKFVTPEGTRAVMDGIKPSALTELPDVGRKPDWLRVRLPTGAKFQEIMDIVRSHKLATVCSESKCPNIAECWGRGTATLMLMGSVCTRACKFCSVNTGNPHGWLDADEPANVADAVALMGLRYVVLTSVDRDDLTDLGAGHYAACISAIHARMPDTAVEALTPDFQGKHDLVAQVLDAGLATYAQNLETVKRLTHPVRDARAGYETTLGVLKFAKGYAPQTVSKTSLMLGLGETDGEIEQALDDMRAADVDVVTMGQYMRPTKNHLPVERFVTPDEFQKYRELALGKGFLEVVSGPLVRSSYRAERVLEHNNVGLDEALSGIRESAAAALRC, encoded by the coding sequence ATGAGCGAAATTTCCATCAACCGCCGCCGCCCCGAGTCGGGCACCAAGTTCGTCACGCCCGAAGGTACGCGCGCGGTGATGGACGGCATCAAGCCCAGTGCGCTGACCGAACTGCCCGACGTGGGCCGCAAGCCCGACTGGCTGCGCGTGCGCCTGCCGACGGGGGCAAAGTTCCAGGAGATCATGGACATCGTGCGCTCGCACAAGCTGGCCACGGTGTGTTCCGAATCCAAGTGCCCCAACATCGCCGAGTGCTGGGGCCGCGGCACTGCCACGCTGATGCTGATGGGCTCGGTGTGCACGCGCGCCTGCAAGTTCTGCTCGGTCAATACCGGCAACCCGCACGGCTGGCTGGACGCCGACGAGCCGGCCAACGTGGCCGACGCGGTGGCGCTGATGGGCCTGCGCTACGTGGTGCTGACCTCGGTCGACCGCGACGACCTGACCGACCTGGGCGCGGGCCACTACGCCGCCTGCATCAGCGCCATCCACGCCCGCATGCCCGACACGGCGGTGGAGGCGCTCACGCCCGACTTTCAGGGCAAGCACGATCTGGTGGCCCAGGTGCTGGATGCGGGCCTGGCCACCTACGCGCAGAACCTGGAAACCGTCAAGCGCCTGACGCACCCGGTGCGCGACGCGCGCGCCGGCTACGAGACCACGCTGGGCGTGCTCAAGTTCGCCAAGGGCTACGCGCCGCAGACAGTGTCCAAGACCAGCCTGATGCTGGGCCTGGGCGAGACCGACGGCGAGATCGAGCAGGCGCTCGACGACATGCGCGCCGCCGACGTGGACGTGGTGACCATGGGCCAGTACATGCGCCCCACCAAGAACCACCTGCCGGTGGAGCGCTTCGTCACGCCCGACGAATTTCAGAAATACCGCGAGCTGGCCCTGGGCAAGGGCTTTCTGGAGGTGGTGTCGGGCCCGCTGGTGCGCTCCAGCTACCGCGCCGAGCGCGTGCTGGAGCACAACAACGTGGGCCTGGACGAGGCGCTGAGCGGCATCCGCGAGTCGGCCGCGGCGGCGCTGCGCTGCTGA